TTCTAGTTCTGGGTTATTCGATTTTGCAAGTCGTCTTTTTGATGGAGCTGAAGATAAGGACGTGGTTACTTGGACTGCAATGATTGATGGGTTTGTGAGAAATGGTTCTGCTTCGGAAGCAATGGTGTATTTcgtggagatgaagaagactggAGTCGCGGCTAACGAAATGACCGTTGTTAGCGTCTTGAAAGCTGCAGGGAAGGTTGAAGATGTTCGATTTGGGAGAAGCGTTCATGGGCTTTACTTAGAAACAGGGAGAGTGAAATGCGATGTGTTCATAGGAAGTTCTCTAGTAGATATGTATGGGAAATGTAGTTGTTATGATGATGCCCAGaaagtgttcgatgaaatgcctaGCAGAAACGTGGTTACTTGGACGGCGTTGATTGCTGGATATGTGCAAAGCCGTTGCTTCGATAAAGGGATGTTGGTTTTCGAGGAGATGTTAAAGAGTGATGTTGCGCCTAATGAGAAGACTCTAAGCAGTGTTCTTTCGGCGTGCGCTCATGTCGGGGCACTTCACCGAGGAAGAAGGGTGCATTGTTATATGATTAAGAATTCGATTGAGATAAACACTACAGCTGGAACTACATTGATTGATCTTTATGTCAAGTGCGGGTGTTTAGAGGAAGCTATACTTGTTTTTGAGAGACTTCATGAGAAAAATGTGTATACTTGGACCGCGATGATTAATGGATTTGCAGCACACGGATATGCTAGAGATGCATTTGATCTCTTTTATACCATGTTGAGTAGTCATGTTTCACCAAATGAAGTTACTTTCATGGCTGTCTTAAGTGCCTGCGCTCATGGAGGTCTTGTGGAAGAGGGTCGAAGGCTTTTCCTGAGCATGAAGGGACGTTTCAATATGGAGCCAAAAGCGGATCACTATGCGTGTATGGTTGATTTATTTGGAAGAAAAGGTTTGCTAGAAGAGGCGAAAGCTTTGATAGAAAGAATGCCAATGGAGCCAACAAATGTGGTATGGGGAGCTCTGTTCGGCTCTTGTTTGTTACACAAAGACTATGAGTTAGGTAAATACGCAGCCTCCCGTGTGATCAAGCTGCAACCTAGTCATAGTGGGAGATACACTCTCTTGGCTAATTTGTACTCGGAATCCCAAAACTGGGATGAAGTCGCTCGGGTAAGAAAGCAAATGAAAGATCAACAGGTGGTGAAATCGCCAGGATTTAGTTGGATCGAAGTGAAAGGCAAGCTTTGTGAATTCATAGCTTTCGATGATAAGAAACCCCTTGAATCTGATGATTTGTACAAGACTCTCGACACTGTTGGGGTGCAAATGAGATTGCCAGATGAATTGGAAGATGTGACTGCTGAATCATGACTTGGGACGTTTACCATTTTCCTCATAAGCCTTCTCTGAAACTATCCATAACCTTCAAATTATATCCTCCTTTAGTCTTCAACCTCTCGGCTAATTTCTCTGTTATCTCGAGATGCAATACTAcaggcttcttcttctcttctgaaTATCTACAAGAAAAACTCTTGTTTGCAACTTTAACATCTGAAGTTGTGTGTTCTTGATTCCCACATCTGGACTTGAGTGCTTCAATGGCGATTTCTGGAGGGATCTTAGGGTTTCTGGCGAGCTGTTTGCACGTCTCCATTGTTAGTTTCTTGTAGTTGAGACATCGACATATCTCTGTTCGATCTTGGGGTGTTAGATTCGGATGAGACTGtacaataacaaaacaacagaaattATAAAGGAATCAATCATACACTGACATAATAATCATTATTTCtacaatttttgaaaatgatgaacTATTGTTAATTCCAGTAAAACATGTGAATAGAAAAGTACATGAATAATTGTTAGTCTTTGACATGTATTTCAAGTGTAACTGATAGTACCTTACCAGAATTATTCctttttaagatatttttacTAATAGTATTacagagaaaaacaagaagaaacatacaGTCAAGACTGTTGTGGCCTTGTGGGTCTGACATGAACCCCACGGCAGTAACAAGACAGAGTGAAGAATCTAAAGGATGACTCCAAATCTtcttaatcatatatatacatccaTGTGTGTATATTATTAATACACGTTAATCtcaaaaaacttcaaatcttttctttgataCATTTTCggttttatattaaaacttaGTTTGGCTTTATATCCCAAAGTctcaaacttcaaatcttttatgtttatgaTGAATAAAAGAATAGTTGACTCTATTTCAACTCttcataataaatatataaagcCAAAATGTATTAATAAGCAAATGGTATTGAAATCTGTATGGCACTTGTCATCTTCTATATGTCCAatacatatagaaaattaaaattattctCTATTTTGTGTCTCACTTTTGCAggataaaaaacatttttggctCAATCATTTAGTTGGTGaagaaattcaagaaaaacaaaaaaataatagtaaaacttataacttaacaaaaaaaaaaaactgacctGTAGATAGATGTCAATTGCTCTGTAAACTCCATCAAAGCAATCTCTAGCTGAATCCGGCAAGCTCTCTGCAACACCAAGAAACTTGGGGACTTTCAAATTCTGATCTGGAGATATTTCTCTCAAATACTTATCAATCAATTTCccaatttctttcatattcctctctcttgattcttcttcttcttcttctctgttcttcacAAATACTTTTAGTAATCTTATCACAAGATCAACATTGTAGAAACCACTTTCTCTGCTTCCTCTTGCAGATATCAGAAGATCATCAAGTGTTGCTTGTTCCAGCATTTCTCCTATTAGGGTTTCTAAACCGATTCTTGACTCTCTACTTAGGCTAAAACTGGATAAAACTCGAAGAATCCAGAAGAGTTTCCTGCAAGAAAACGTACGTGTCCCTGCGGAAATCACTCCTCTAACCGCTGTGTCAGCTAAATCTGAGTACTCGAGCTTGTTCCTCATAAGCTCAGTGGTagttcttgatttggtttggaGTTTTGTCTTGAGATAATGGAGAAGAAATCTGGTTAGGACTAAGCTTTTTATGTTGGTTTTGTAAGCTCCAATGATCATAACTAGCTTCAATATGATCTTCGGGGAAAGATTTGTCATATCTTCGAACCACCACTCGTTGCTTCTTCCGCAAGCAACAGACCGCGAAATATACCTACCGTCTGATTCTGACGTGTTCTTGGCCATCtcaggagaaagagaagaggcGAAGGAagaaagcgaagaagaagaaaaatcgtCTGAATTCTGAGAGATTTTGTTCAAAGCTGCGAAAATGAGTTTATCTACAAGACCATACGAATCTGCTTGGAAGAACACTTGCTCGCAGTTCTTGAGACACGAAACGATGTCGCTCCAAGACCCATAGAACACTTCTTCTAGAAACTTCTCTGTCTGAAGGAAGAGATTAGAGAAACAGAACTTCTCCGACATGCCTAGAAAAACAGAGCAGCAGTACAAAGTCGAGACGTTTGAGACGTCGATTAAGATTTCTCCGTTGTGGTAACAGAACCTTGAAACCAGCTCAAACCCATCTGGTCCTCCTGGAAAATCATTAATCTCGATAGTgatgattctctttttcttgtttctcttctttttgctctgtttaaTCATCTTCCTCAAGCTTCCAGAGTACTTTGAAATCACGTTCTAAAACAGAGCACATAGAGAATTAAGAACAGAGCATAATCAAGACTGTGGTTTTTTGAACTGAGTTTTAGGTTTGGTTCTTTACCTGATTGAGGAAGAATGTGTATTGGCCATTGAGATTGATCTTAAGATCGTTGAGAGGAGACATTTCATAGAACAACTAGGAAGCCTACTGAGGTCTTGTGACTTTGTGAGCTTTTTTCTGTTCTTcctctgtgtttttttcttggattgaATAGAGCAATAATTATAGTGGGCACATGTAAATGAGTggatatatatagtgtttcATTTGGCTTTATTTACACCTGTAAAAtgcacaaaaatatataaactgaATCTAAGTTTGAGAAATTAGAGGTAAGTAAGACAAAGTTTATGTTGAGCTAGTATAATAAAACCACATAAATTCCAAAGTCTCTCAAATTCCCataaattgatttcttttgtttgtcttgttatgttgtttttaaaagaatgcTGTAGAATTTTGATTCCTATATCTTTGAGAAGGATTGacttttaagaaattatgataattatttttcactGTCAAGTATTCGGTTCATATTGTACATGAGCTTTTCAAACTCAAACATGAATATCAAAACTTCAAAGTGTTTGAAAGGTcactaaaaaaattaatacagcATTACTAAACACAAcatacagtaaaacctctataaattaataatgttgggactacaaaattttattaatttagagaggttttaatttatcgataaattaatatttattaatttatagagagattttcctaatttagtaacttttcaaaaaaaattataggatttttttcattatagaaaatatctttcaaGAATCAATTACAACTAAACAATAATATCATGTTTagaaaacaacaccaaaagtttttgatacaGTAAAATACGagaactaaattttaaataaaaataaatacaaatttaagcaaaaaaatattagaattatatttcagaaaaattcctacatataatgtatatatataattgatatatttatacaattattaatttatgatattgatgggaccatatatttacatagaactttcaaaaaagttattatcttattaatttatcgatttgtgtcACTTTTTACACTGGTACAAATTCGGGATtggaaaaatttattaatttataaaggttattaatttatcgactattaatttatagaagttTAACTGTATGTTATAAATATCATCATATACTGTACTTTGGTCACTCTTTCtattaacttcttctttttttttaaaagaatttggAATTATGTCGTAGTGCATGTGAATAAGTGGGGTCTAGACGAAAAAGATTTTCCTGTTTTAAGTGCGAGTCCATGACGAGCTTTTTTCATCGTATTTCCCATATCCgaccatgtttttttttttttttttcactggaAAGATTATGTTTATTAATGATCCACAGAATACAGCCCAACAAAGGTCCACTTAGTTACATTTCTTTAAAGGAAGGATATCTCTTTAACAAAACACGATCGTATAACAAGACACGTGTTGCAAGAGAAGCGATGAAACGTTCCTGTCATCCTGTGCCGTCAAAGACTCCGATCCGGTGAACACAATCAACGTCGAAAAAGGGCAAAcatcgatttttgtttttttctcaccGGAAACTGCTAAACAGAGAAGGGAGGATACACAAACAGAGAATTCAATtccaaaatcatcaatcaaGAGATTTGGCAAAAACAGGTAAtgaggaaagaaaaatctgaGTATTCCTCAAATTTGATCGATCGAAGCTCCATAAACATGTAGAAACGGCTACAGGCAATCCCAATATGCTGGAAACAAAACTTCCTTTCATACTTGAGGTAATTCTGCAAATCAAACTTTCTAAAGATACAAATCCGAAAACTTAATCTTAGGCTATTATGACCTAAAATTAATCTCCAATTGAAATCTTTAGAaattattgaaagaaaaactgaaaaagaaactaaagcaATCGGTAAGAACAACCGATCGAACGGCGGAGGAAGGATAAAAGCCGGCCAAAACCGCTTGTAAAAGCCGGATTTGCCAGAAGAGGACCGGCCATCTTTGCTAACAAAGCCAAAATTAATCTCCTTCATATCTTTTAGAGAGAGGAACTGTTGAATTCTGTCGACCGGATTATTCTGGTAAACTGCCGTCCCAAGTTTTGCCGACCATGTTTATGACAATGATATGACATTAATATATATCCCCACAAATAAgcttaattttttcttatcctATTATAGTTTCAGAAACTATATTGTCCACAAAAATCTtcttgttctattttttttattcccaTTAAAATCATACAGCGATGAAATGATTGGcgatggaaaaaaaaacaaagggacaactaaaaataatactacaaaagacaaaataatacTTAATACACGTCTAAATTAGCAATTGACGTCGCTAACCATGTTTTGCCATAATTACCAATTTTCGAAACGATAAACATGGAGTATTCTCAGAACATAATCAGACCAAAACAAGTGAAAAACAATAGCCATTGATTCAAACCAAAATGAGTTTCACTTCACAcaataagtaaacaaaaggCGAAGACATTGTAATGATACCGTTGTAAAAGTAAGTCGACAAAACAGATGAGAAACTAAACCCTAACACTTATGAGTAATCTCTCAGTTACGGTACCTGCTTCCACGTTCGCGACCGTAGTCTCTGTCTCTGTCCCGATCATGGTCATAGTCATAGTCACGCTCCTTGCCTCTTTCCCTCTCTCGGCTTCTGCTTCTGCGTCTATCCTTATCGTAGTGATGATCTCTACCACGGTCTCTTTGCCTGtctctgcttctctctcttccatcTTTATCAATACCTGCCACATTCATATAAATTATGAACAACTACATTGGATCATGACCTTTCTATTTTTGGGGAAGCAGCAATAAACATTCTTTTCTATCTTCCTCTATATCTATTcagtgaaaagaagaaaactctaaCAAGGAACAACACTGTTTATTGGAGATCCCCACTAGGCTTGGGCTATAGGCAAGTTAGCTGCAAGCTTAATgtaaaatttcaaacaaatccCTCCCCGCATATATGTTAAGTTTCACTCAAGTGTCTAGATGACAAGCAGAAACTTTCTTTGAAGACTATACACAGAGAGTAGATATAGATCGAGCCAAATAAATCTCTATTATAGTGGAAAGGTTCTGTTCATAAGCTCAACCTATTTGATGATTGCATAGATTTAGTTCAtattagttaaaattaaacaGAACTTACCTAGTTCCTCGACTTCCCACCCAGCACGACCAGCAGCAACAGCAGGTCTGGTGTCAGCTTGGTTTGTTTTAACACGGTACTTCTTCTTTAGATTCCCAAACTCATCATACATTTCACCATCATCCTGAAATATATTAGACGTATAAGTCAAATGGAATATACAAAAAACTGAGAGCTCATCCgaattgcaacaaaaaaacaaaaaacaaagaactcTTCAGGAAAAGCATATCTTACTTCTTCAGCCTCACGCCTGCGTCTCTTCGTTTCCTCTAATTCTTGTTCATCTAATTCCTTGTAACCACCACCACGGCCTCCCctatttagagaaaaaaaaatgaataagcACTGGTCTAGATAAAAACAACCTTCCAAACTCAAACCTTAATGTTTCTTAATGCAACTCTAATTTggccaaaataaaacattacaagtGGGATAAATCAATTGTCGAAGAAAACAAGCACTCGTTCAAATTGCAGAAGAGAGTATTGAGACTTTTTCCCAGGTATCTATTAGGCCCTGTCTAAAAGCAGAATAAATATACCCTGCTGACAACAAAACTACAAACATCGAACAGAAAATCTACGACCTCTCCTACATTCACTGTAAAATCATTTATAATCCAAATCCTCAGCTCGAACATTGCAAGATAACAATACAAAGGCAATCTTATCACTGGCTTTGAGTCATACCTCACACCACCTTCATTCTGACCAGGTTTATTGGTGTTGCAGATATTACATTTTAGACGTTTCGCCCAGTTGACATTGCCACACCTGAAAGAATTAgcgcaaaaagaaaaagtgcaTTATGCATAAGAACTCACATTCACACAGTGCAGCCTCTTAGTTAAGCTACTCGATGACACATAGCATAACTTGcaattaaactaaaacatagTCCATTTTTTGTATCAGACACAGAAAATTGAAGGCAGCCTATCTTCACAAATATAACTTCTTAGAAGGATCAAGACTACAACCTACCCACGTTTCAAATTACATTTTTCAGATTAACAGCCATCTGAAGGAAAATTACGAAATTAGAATCAACattcaaaaaagaaggaaaaaatatgTGCCTCCACACATAATTTGGACCAGTTTAAG
This sequence is a window from Arabidopsis thaliana chromosome 1 sequence. Protein-coding genes within it:
- a CDS encoding Pentatricopeptide repeat (PPR) superfamily protein (Pentatricopeptide repeat (PPR) superfamily protein; CONTAINS InterPro DOMAIN/s: Pentatricopeptide repeat (InterPro:IPR002885); BEST Arabidopsis thaliana protein match is: Pentatricopeptide repeat (PPR) superfamily protein (TAIR:AT2G13600.1); Has 37475 Blast hits to 13706 proteins in 234 species: Archae - 0; Bacteria - 8; Metazoa - 62; Fungi - 67; Plants - 36828; Viruses - 0; Other Eukaryotes - 510 (source: NCBI BLink).), with protein sequence MIELKTLLDLPLHFLHLKQIHCLLLTSPIFYTRRDLFLSRLLRRCCTAATQFRYARRLLCQLQTLSIQLWDSLIGHFSGGITLNRRLSFLAYRHMRRNGVIPSRHTFPPLLKAVFKLRDSNPFQFHAHIVKFGLDSDPFVRNSLISGYSSSGLFDFASRLFDGAEDKDVVTWTAMIDGFVRNGSASEAMVYFVEMKKTGVAANEMTVVSVLKAAGKVEDVRFGRSVHGLYLETGRVKCDVFIGSSLVDMYGKCSCYDDAQKVFDEMPSRNVVTWTALIAGYVQSRCFDKGMLVFEEMLKSDVAPNEKTLSSVLSACAHVGALHRGRRVHCYMIKNSIEINTTAGTTLIDLYVKCGCLEEAILVFERLHEKNVYTWTAMINGFAAHGYARDAFDLFYTMLSSHVSPNEVTFMAVLSACAHGGLVEEGRRLFLSMKGRFNMEPKADHYACMVDLFGRKGLLEEAKALIERMPMEPTNVVWGALFGSCLLHKDYELGKYAASRVIKLQPSHSGRYTLLANLYSESQNWDEVARVRKQMKDQQVVKSPGFSWIEVKGKLCEFIAFDDKKPLESDDLYKTLDTVGVQMRLPDELEDVTAES
- a CDS encoding Phototropic-responsive NPH3 family protein (Phototropic-responsive NPH3 family protein; FUNCTIONS IN: signal transducer activity; INVOLVED IN: response to light stimulus; LOCATED IN: cellular_component unknown; EXPRESSED IN: shoot, leaf lamina base, leaf whorl, leaf; EXPRESSED DURING: LP.04 four leaves visible, LP.02 two leaves visible, 4 leaf senescence stage; CONTAINS InterPro DOMAIN/s: NPH3 (InterPro:IPR004249), BTB/POZ fold (InterPro:IPR011333); BEST Arabidopsis thaliana protein match is: Phototropic-responsive NPH3 family protein (TAIR:AT3G19850.1); Has 794 Blast hits to 779 proteins in 26 species: Archae - 0; Bacteria - 0; Metazoa - 5; Fungi - 0; Plants - 789; Viruses - 0; Other Eukaryotes - 0 (source: NCBI BLink).), whose protein sequence is MSPLNDLKINLNGQYTFFLNQNVISKYSGSLRKMIKQSKKKRNKKKRIITIEINDFPGGPDGFELVSRFCYHNGEILIDVSNVSTLYCCSVFLGMSEKFCFSNLFLQTEKFLEEVFYGSWSDIVSCLKNCEQVFFQADSYGLVDKLIFAALNKISQNSDDFSSSSLSSFASSLSPEMAKNTSESDGRYISRSVACGRSNEWWFEDMTNLSPKIILKLVMIIGAYKTNIKSLVLTRFLLHYLKTKLQTKSRTTTELMRNKLEYSDLADTAVRGVISAGTRTFSCRKLFWILRVLSSFSLSRESRIGLETLIGEMLEQATLDDLLISARGSRESGFYNVDLVIRLLKVFVKNREEEEEESRERNMKEIGKLIDKYLREISPDQNLKVPKFLGVAESLPDSARDCFDGVYRAIDIYLQSHPNLTPQDRTEICRCLNYKKLTMETCKQLARNPKIPPEIAIEALKSRCGNQEHTTSDVKVANKSFSCRYSEEKKKPVVLHLEITEKLAERLKTKGGYNLKVMDSFREGL
- a CDS encoding Phototropic-responsive NPH3 family protein — protein: MIKQSKKKRNKKKRIITIEINDFPGGPDGFELVSRFCYHNGEILIDVSNVSTLYCCSVFLGMSEKFCFSNLFLQTEKFLEEVFYGSWSDIVSCLKNCEQVFFQADSYGLVDKLIFAALNKISQNSDDFSSSSLSSFASSLSPEMAKNTSESDGRYISRSVACGRSNEWWFEDMTNLSPKIILKLVMIIGAYKTNIKSLVLTRFLLHYLKTKLQTKSRTTTELMRNKLEYSDLADTAVRGVISAGTRTFSCRKLFWILRVLSSFSLSRESRIGLETLIGEMLEQATLDDLLISARGSRESGFYNVDLVIRLLKVFVKNREEEEEESRERNMKEIGKLIDKYLREISPDQNLKVPKFLGVAESLPDSARDCFDGVYRAIDIYLQSHPNLTPQDRTEICRCLNYKKLTMETCKQLARNPKIPPEIAIEALKSRCGNQEHTTSDVKVANKSFSCRYSEEKKKPVVLHLEITEKLAERLKTKGGYNLKVMDSFREGL
- a CDS encoding uncharacterized protein (unknown protein; Has 2 Blast hits to 2 proteins in 1 species: Archae - 0; Bacteria - 0; Metazoa - 0; Fungi - 0; Plants - 2; Viruses - 0; Other Eukaryotes - 0 (source: NCBI BLink).), which encodes MKEINFGFVSKDGRSSSGKSGFYKRFWPAFILPPPFDRLFLPIALVSFSVFLSIISKDFNWRLILGHNSLRLSFRICIFRKFDLQNYLKYERKFCFQHIGIACSRFYMFMELRSIKFEEYSDFSFLITCFCQIS
- the TAF15 gene encoding TBP-associated factor 15 — encoded protein: MAESKNKNAGDAVEFVEFDGGAEETNGGAGRGRGQADSSAKPWQQDGDWMCPNTSCTNVNFAFRGVCNRCGTARPAGASGGSMGAGRGRGRGGGADGGAPGKQPSGAPTGLFGPNDWACPMCGNVNWAKRLKCNICNTNKPGQNEGGVRGGRGGGYKELDEQELEETKRRRREAEEDDGEMYDEFGNLKKKYRVKTNQADTRPAVAAGRAGWEVEELGIDKDGRERSRDRQRDRGRDHHYDKDRRRSRSRERERGKERDYDYDHDRDRDRDYGRERGSRYRN